A region from the Melanotaenia boesemani isolate fMelBoe1 chromosome 11, fMelBoe1.pri, whole genome shotgun sequence genome encodes:
- the tpcn1 gene encoding two pore calcium channel protein 1 isoform X1, which yields MESLCGQPTGFHDNQRCSESPVVISSYTLQLGLDCADGGHNYDIVNNAVVSTPGPQNNRAQNVSLRQSWEMNYQEAAIYLQEGENNDKFFTHPRNPKALAAYLFAHNHVFYMMELLTGLLLMMLSLCEAPAVPSLRMDVYVHATLELLALVMVAFELCMKLRWLGFHTFIRHKRTMVKTCVLLLQFVEAIVVLIRQTSHVRVTRALRPIFLVDCRYCGAVRRNLRQIFQSLPPFIDILLLLLFFMVIFAILGFCLFSTNTADPYFNTLENSLVSLFVLLTTANFPDVMMPAYSKNRWSCVFFIVYLSIELYFIMNLLLAVVFDTFNGVEKMKFKSLLLHKRSAIDHAFQLLVSRQRPMGVSLKQFDGLMRFYRPRMSPRDRFLTYKALNTSGASMLSLQDFYKFYEVIGLKWKPRRSGEHWFDDLPHTTFLIFKGINLLVKSKAFQYAMYVVVAINGVWILVETYTLNSGHSWSKVIPWSYIVFLTIYGVEVLLKITGLGPLAYFSSGWNLFDFSVTVFAFLGLIALVFNMEPFYFIVVLRPLQLLRLFKIKQRYRNVLDTMFELFPRMASLGLTLIIFYYSFAIVGMEFFANVVYPNCCNTSTVADSYRQINITYGNKTVLEEGYYYLNNFNNILSSFVTLFELTVVNNWYITMEGVTSMTSHWSRLYFMTFYIVTMVVMTIIVAFILDAFVFRMNYSRKNQEPVDNPEDENGIVFEVEVSRDEALATLELYKQTCPGLSSLSSLAGVLQAMDRSGHSSLVYLGRRSRTKSDLSMKMYEEEIQEWYAEYSRETLPQPDQSLEPDLDSPISEQSSLPEPQLNSQTGHYSVN from the exons ATGGAGTCCTTATGTGGACAGCCAACTGGTTTCCATGACAATCAGAGATGCAGTGAGAGTCCAGTAGTGATTTCCTCCTATACCTTACAGTTAGGTTTAGACTGCGCTG ACGGAGGACATAATTATGACATAGTGAACAATGCTGTGGTCTCAACACCAGGGCCACAAAACAACAGAGCCCAAAATGTGTCTCTAAGACAAAGCTGGGAGATGAACTACCAAGAGGCTGCCATTTACTTGCAG GAGGGAGAGAACAATGATAAGTTCTTCACTCATCCTCGAAACCCAAAAGCACTGGCAGCATACCTGTTTGCCCACAACCATGTGTTTTATATGATGGAGCTCCTGACAGgcctgctgctgatgatgctgtCTCTGTGTGAAGCTCCCGCTGTTCCTTCACTGCGCATGGATGTCTAC GTTCATGCCactctggagctgctggctTTGGTTATGGTGGCATTTGAGCTATGCATGAAACTCCGCTGGTTAGGTTTCCACACTTTCATACGGCACAAGAGGACCATGGTGAAG ACGTGTGTGTTGCTGCTacagtttgtggaggccatcgTGGTTCTAATCAGGCAAACATCTCATGTGCGAGTAACCAGAGCGCTCAGACCCATATTCCTGGTGGACTGTAGATACTGTGGGGCTGTACGGAG AAACCTGCGCCAGATCTTCCAGTCCCTCCCACCTTTTATTGACATACTCCTGCTGTTGCTTTTCTTCATGGTTATATTTGCTATCTTGG GTTTCTGCCTCTTCTCTACAAACACTGCTGACCCG TACTTTAACACTCTGGAGAACAGCCTCGTCAGCCTGTTCGTGCTGCTGACCACAGCAAA TTTCCCTGACGTGATGATGCCGGCGTACTCTAAGAACCGATGGTCTTGTGTTTTCTTCATTGTTTATCTTTCCATAGAGCTCTACTTCATCATGAACCTG CTCCTGGCAGTGGTGTTTGATACATTTAATGGTGTCGAGAAGATGAAGTTTAAATCTCTTTTGCTTCACAAACGCTCTGCTATTGACCATGCTTTTCAGCTTTTAGTCAGCAGACAG AGGCCGATGGGTGTCTCTCTAAAACAGTTTGATGGTCTGATGCGATTTTACAGACCACGGATGTCTCCAAGAGACCGCTTCCTCACGTATAAAGCTCTTAATACATCCGGGGCTTCTATGCTGAG CCTTCAGGACTTTTATAAGTTCTATGAAGTCATTGGCCTTAAATGGAAG CCACGGCGGAGTGGAGAACACTGGTTTGATGATCTTCCACACACAACCTTCCTTATTTTTAAGG GCATCAACCTGCTTGTGAAGTCCAAGGCCTTCCAGTATGCCATGT ATGTGGTGGTAGCCATCAATGGTGTGTGGATCCTTGTGGAGACGTACACTCTGAATA GTGGTCATTCCTGGTCCAAAGTTATTCcctggagttacattgtgttccTGACAA TTTATGGTGTAGAGGTGTTATTGAAAATAACCGGTTTGGGGCCATTGGCTTATTTCAGCTCTGGGTGGAATCT GTTTGACTTCTCAGTGACGGTGTTTGCCTTCCTGGGCCTGATTGCCCTCGTCTTCAATATGGAACCTTTCTACTTTATTGTAGTGCTCAGACCACTCCAGCTGCTCAG ATTATTTAAGATCAAGCAGAGATATCGTAATGTGCTGGACACCATGTTCGAGCTCTTCCCCAGGATGGCAAGTCTGGGACTGACGTTAATCATCTTCTATTACTCCTTTGCCATTGTGGGAATGGAGTTCTTTGCAAATGTTGTTTACCCCAACTGCTGCAA cacCAGCACAGTGGCTGACTCTTACAGACAGATCAACATCACTTACGGCAACAAAACAGTGTTGGAAGAGGGCTACTATTACCTCAATAACTTCAACAACATTCTCAGCAGCTTTG TGACTTTGTTTGAGCTGACTGTGGTCAACAACTGGtacatcaccatg GAAGGAGTCACCTCTATGACAAGCCACTGGAGTCGTCTGTACTTCATGACTTTTTACATAGTAACGATG GTGGTGATGACAATCATTGTGGCTTTTATTCTGGATGCATTTGTGTTTCGTATGAACTACAGCCGCAAGAACCAGGAACCAGTGGATAATCCAGAGG ATGAGAATGGGATAGTGTTTGAGGTAGAGGTGAGTCGAGATGAAGCTCTGGCCACTCTTGAACTATACAAGCAGACATGTCCAGGACTGTCCTCCCTCAGCTCTCTGGCAGGAGTCCTACAAGCTATGGACAGGAGTGGG CATTCATCACTGGTGTACCTGGGTCGCAGGTCGAGGACAAAAAGCGACCTAAGCATGAAAATGTATGAGGAAGAGATACAG GAATGGTATGCAGAATATTCAAGGGAAACCCTTCCTCAACCAGACCAAAGCTTGGAGCCAGATTTGGACAGTCCAATCTCGGAACAATCTTCCCTTCCAGAGCCTCAGCTGAACTCACAGACTGGACATTACAGTGTTAACTAA
- the tpcn1 gene encoding two pore calcium channel protein 1 isoform X2, which yields MESDDDVPLILTWDEANSGLLNEETERGDQNGGHNYDIVNNAVVSTPGPQNNRAQNVSLRQSWEMNYQEAAIYLQEGENNDKFFTHPRNPKALAAYLFAHNHVFYMMELLTGLLLMMLSLCEAPAVPSLRMDVYVHATLELLALVMVAFELCMKLRWLGFHTFIRHKRTMVKTCVLLLQFVEAIVVLIRQTSHVRVTRALRPIFLVDCRYCGAVRRNLRQIFQSLPPFIDILLLLLFFMVIFAILGFCLFSTNTADPYFNTLENSLVSLFVLLTTANFPDVMMPAYSKNRWSCVFFIVYLSIELYFIMNLLLAVVFDTFNGVEKMKFKSLLLHKRSAIDHAFQLLVSRQRPMGVSLKQFDGLMRFYRPRMSPRDRFLTYKALNTSGASMLSLQDFYKFYEVIGLKWKPRRSGEHWFDDLPHTTFLIFKGINLLVKSKAFQYAMYVVVAINGVWILVETYTLNSGHSWSKVIPWSYIVFLTIYGVEVLLKITGLGPLAYFSSGWNLFDFSVTVFAFLGLIALVFNMEPFYFIVVLRPLQLLRLFKIKQRYRNVLDTMFELFPRMASLGLTLIIFYYSFAIVGMEFFANVVYPNCCNTSTVADSYRQINITYGNKTVLEEGYYYLNNFNNILSSFVTLFELTVVNNWYITMEGVTSMTSHWSRLYFMTFYIVTMVVMTIIVAFILDAFVFRMNYSRKNQEPVDNPEDENGIVFEVEVSRDEALATLELYKQTCPGLSSLSSLAGVLQAMDRSGHSSLVYLGRRSRTKSDLSMKMYEEEIQEWYAEYSRETLPQPDQSLEPDLDSPISEQSSLPEPQLNSQTGHYSVN from the exons ATGGAGTCTGACGACGATGTGCCTCTCATCTTAACTTGGGATGAAGCAAACAGTGGTCTGCTCAATGAAGAGACCGAAAGAGGAGACCAAA ACGGAGGACATAATTATGACATAGTGAACAATGCTGTGGTCTCAACACCAGGGCCACAAAACAACAGAGCCCAAAATGTGTCTCTAAGACAAAGCTGGGAGATGAACTACCAAGAGGCTGCCATTTACTTGCAG GAGGGAGAGAACAATGATAAGTTCTTCACTCATCCTCGAAACCCAAAAGCACTGGCAGCATACCTGTTTGCCCACAACCATGTGTTTTATATGATGGAGCTCCTGACAGgcctgctgctgatgatgctgtCTCTGTGTGAAGCTCCCGCTGTTCCTTCACTGCGCATGGATGTCTAC GTTCATGCCactctggagctgctggctTTGGTTATGGTGGCATTTGAGCTATGCATGAAACTCCGCTGGTTAGGTTTCCACACTTTCATACGGCACAAGAGGACCATGGTGAAG ACGTGTGTGTTGCTGCTacagtttgtggaggccatcgTGGTTCTAATCAGGCAAACATCTCATGTGCGAGTAACCAGAGCGCTCAGACCCATATTCCTGGTGGACTGTAGATACTGTGGGGCTGTACGGAG AAACCTGCGCCAGATCTTCCAGTCCCTCCCACCTTTTATTGACATACTCCTGCTGTTGCTTTTCTTCATGGTTATATTTGCTATCTTGG GTTTCTGCCTCTTCTCTACAAACACTGCTGACCCG TACTTTAACACTCTGGAGAACAGCCTCGTCAGCCTGTTCGTGCTGCTGACCACAGCAAA TTTCCCTGACGTGATGATGCCGGCGTACTCTAAGAACCGATGGTCTTGTGTTTTCTTCATTGTTTATCTTTCCATAGAGCTCTACTTCATCATGAACCTG CTCCTGGCAGTGGTGTTTGATACATTTAATGGTGTCGAGAAGATGAAGTTTAAATCTCTTTTGCTTCACAAACGCTCTGCTATTGACCATGCTTTTCAGCTTTTAGTCAGCAGACAG AGGCCGATGGGTGTCTCTCTAAAACAGTTTGATGGTCTGATGCGATTTTACAGACCACGGATGTCTCCAAGAGACCGCTTCCTCACGTATAAAGCTCTTAATACATCCGGGGCTTCTATGCTGAG CCTTCAGGACTTTTATAAGTTCTATGAAGTCATTGGCCTTAAATGGAAG CCACGGCGGAGTGGAGAACACTGGTTTGATGATCTTCCACACACAACCTTCCTTATTTTTAAGG GCATCAACCTGCTTGTGAAGTCCAAGGCCTTCCAGTATGCCATGT ATGTGGTGGTAGCCATCAATGGTGTGTGGATCCTTGTGGAGACGTACACTCTGAATA GTGGTCATTCCTGGTCCAAAGTTATTCcctggagttacattgtgttccTGACAA TTTATGGTGTAGAGGTGTTATTGAAAATAACCGGTTTGGGGCCATTGGCTTATTTCAGCTCTGGGTGGAATCT GTTTGACTTCTCAGTGACGGTGTTTGCCTTCCTGGGCCTGATTGCCCTCGTCTTCAATATGGAACCTTTCTACTTTATTGTAGTGCTCAGACCACTCCAGCTGCTCAG ATTATTTAAGATCAAGCAGAGATATCGTAATGTGCTGGACACCATGTTCGAGCTCTTCCCCAGGATGGCAAGTCTGGGACTGACGTTAATCATCTTCTATTACTCCTTTGCCATTGTGGGAATGGAGTTCTTTGCAAATGTTGTTTACCCCAACTGCTGCAA cacCAGCACAGTGGCTGACTCTTACAGACAGATCAACATCACTTACGGCAACAAAACAGTGTTGGAAGAGGGCTACTATTACCTCAATAACTTCAACAACATTCTCAGCAGCTTTG TGACTTTGTTTGAGCTGACTGTGGTCAACAACTGGtacatcaccatg GAAGGAGTCACCTCTATGACAAGCCACTGGAGTCGTCTGTACTTCATGACTTTTTACATAGTAACGATG GTGGTGATGACAATCATTGTGGCTTTTATTCTGGATGCATTTGTGTTTCGTATGAACTACAGCCGCAAGAACCAGGAACCAGTGGATAATCCAGAGG ATGAGAATGGGATAGTGTTTGAGGTAGAGGTGAGTCGAGATGAAGCTCTGGCCACTCTTGAACTATACAAGCAGACATGTCCAGGACTGTCCTCCCTCAGCTCTCTGGCAGGAGTCCTACAAGCTATGGACAGGAGTGGG CATTCATCACTGGTGTACCTGGGTCGCAGGTCGAGGACAAAAAGCGACCTAAGCATGAAAATGTATGAGGAAGAGATACAG GAATGGTATGCAGAATATTCAAGGGAAACCCTTCCTCAACCAGACCAAAGCTTGGAGCCAGATTTGGACAGTCCAATCTCGGAACAATCTTCCCTTCCAGAGCCTCAGCTGAACTCACAGACTGGACATTACAGTGTTAACTAA
- the tpcn1 gene encoding two pore calcium channel protein 1 isoform X3, with protein sequence MNYQEAAIYLQEGENNDKFFTHPRNPKALAAYLFAHNHVFYMMELLTGLLLMMLSLCEAPAVPSLRMDVYVHATLELLALVMVAFELCMKLRWLGFHTFIRHKRTMVKTCVLLLQFVEAIVVLIRQTSHVRVTRALRPIFLVDCRYCGAVRRNLRQIFQSLPPFIDILLLLLFFMVIFAILGFCLFSTNTADPYFNTLENSLVSLFVLLTTANFPDVMMPAYSKNRWSCVFFIVYLSIELYFIMNLLLAVVFDTFNGVEKMKFKSLLLHKRSAIDHAFQLLVSRQRPMGVSLKQFDGLMRFYRPRMSPRDRFLTYKALNTSGASMLSLQDFYKFYEVIGLKWKPRRSGEHWFDDLPHTTFLIFKGINLLVKSKAFQYAMYVVVAINGVWILVETYTLNSGHSWSKVIPWSYIVFLTIYGVEVLLKITGLGPLAYFSSGWNLFDFSVTVFAFLGLIALVFNMEPFYFIVVLRPLQLLRLFKIKQRYRNVLDTMFELFPRMASLGLTLIIFYYSFAIVGMEFFANVVYPNCCNTSTVADSYRQINITYGNKTVLEEGYYYLNNFNNILSSFVTLFELTVVNNWYITMEGVTSMTSHWSRLYFMTFYIVTMVVMTIIVAFILDAFVFRMNYSRKNQEPVDNPEDENGIVFEVEVSRDEALATLELYKQTCPGLSSLSSLAGVLQAMDRSGHSSLVYLGRRSRTKSDLSMKMYEEEIQEWYAEYSRETLPQPDQSLEPDLDSPISEQSSLPEPQLNSQTGHYSVN encoded by the exons ATGAACTACCAAGAGGCTGCCATTTACTTGCAG GAGGGAGAGAACAATGATAAGTTCTTCACTCATCCTCGAAACCCAAAAGCACTGGCAGCATACCTGTTTGCCCACAACCATGTGTTTTATATGATGGAGCTCCTGACAGgcctgctgctgatgatgctgtCTCTGTGTGAAGCTCCCGCTGTTCCTTCACTGCGCATGGATGTCTAC GTTCATGCCactctggagctgctggctTTGGTTATGGTGGCATTTGAGCTATGCATGAAACTCCGCTGGTTAGGTTTCCACACTTTCATACGGCACAAGAGGACCATGGTGAAG ACGTGTGTGTTGCTGCTacagtttgtggaggccatcgTGGTTCTAATCAGGCAAACATCTCATGTGCGAGTAACCAGAGCGCTCAGACCCATATTCCTGGTGGACTGTAGATACTGTGGGGCTGTACGGAG AAACCTGCGCCAGATCTTCCAGTCCCTCCCACCTTTTATTGACATACTCCTGCTGTTGCTTTTCTTCATGGTTATATTTGCTATCTTGG GTTTCTGCCTCTTCTCTACAAACACTGCTGACCCG TACTTTAACACTCTGGAGAACAGCCTCGTCAGCCTGTTCGTGCTGCTGACCACAGCAAA TTTCCCTGACGTGATGATGCCGGCGTACTCTAAGAACCGATGGTCTTGTGTTTTCTTCATTGTTTATCTTTCCATAGAGCTCTACTTCATCATGAACCTG CTCCTGGCAGTGGTGTTTGATACATTTAATGGTGTCGAGAAGATGAAGTTTAAATCTCTTTTGCTTCACAAACGCTCTGCTATTGACCATGCTTTTCAGCTTTTAGTCAGCAGACAG AGGCCGATGGGTGTCTCTCTAAAACAGTTTGATGGTCTGATGCGATTTTACAGACCACGGATGTCTCCAAGAGACCGCTTCCTCACGTATAAAGCTCTTAATACATCCGGGGCTTCTATGCTGAG CCTTCAGGACTTTTATAAGTTCTATGAAGTCATTGGCCTTAAATGGAAG CCACGGCGGAGTGGAGAACACTGGTTTGATGATCTTCCACACACAACCTTCCTTATTTTTAAGG GCATCAACCTGCTTGTGAAGTCCAAGGCCTTCCAGTATGCCATGT ATGTGGTGGTAGCCATCAATGGTGTGTGGATCCTTGTGGAGACGTACACTCTGAATA GTGGTCATTCCTGGTCCAAAGTTATTCcctggagttacattgtgttccTGACAA TTTATGGTGTAGAGGTGTTATTGAAAATAACCGGTTTGGGGCCATTGGCTTATTTCAGCTCTGGGTGGAATCT GTTTGACTTCTCAGTGACGGTGTTTGCCTTCCTGGGCCTGATTGCCCTCGTCTTCAATATGGAACCTTTCTACTTTATTGTAGTGCTCAGACCACTCCAGCTGCTCAG ATTATTTAAGATCAAGCAGAGATATCGTAATGTGCTGGACACCATGTTCGAGCTCTTCCCCAGGATGGCAAGTCTGGGACTGACGTTAATCATCTTCTATTACTCCTTTGCCATTGTGGGAATGGAGTTCTTTGCAAATGTTGTTTACCCCAACTGCTGCAA cacCAGCACAGTGGCTGACTCTTACAGACAGATCAACATCACTTACGGCAACAAAACAGTGTTGGAAGAGGGCTACTATTACCTCAATAACTTCAACAACATTCTCAGCAGCTTTG TGACTTTGTTTGAGCTGACTGTGGTCAACAACTGGtacatcaccatg GAAGGAGTCACCTCTATGACAAGCCACTGGAGTCGTCTGTACTTCATGACTTTTTACATAGTAACGATG GTGGTGATGACAATCATTGTGGCTTTTATTCTGGATGCATTTGTGTTTCGTATGAACTACAGCCGCAAGAACCAGGAACCAGTGGATAATCCAGAGG ATGAGAATGGGATAGTGTTTGAGGTAGAGGTGAGTCGAGATGAAGCTCTGGCCACTCTTGAACTATACAAGCAGACATGTCCAGGACTGTCCTCCCTCAGCTCTCTGGCAGGAGTCCTACAAGCTATGGACAGGAGTGGG CATTCATCACTGGTGTACCTGGGTCGCAGGTCGAGGACAAAAAGCGACCTAAGCATGAAAATGTATGAGGAAGAGATACAG GAATGGTATGCAGAATATTCAAGGGAAACCCTTCCTCAACCAGACCAAAGCTTGGAGCCAGATTTGGACAGTCCAATCTCGGAACAATCTTCCCTTCCAGAGCCTCAGCTGAACTCACAGACTGGACATTACAGTGTTAACTAA
- the iqcd gene encoding dynein regulatory complex protein 10, producing MFARGATAPGKSQSSDPLWLEKMGLSPEAQYISNIIENSISRVEIAASLPNILQVHSLTDVDEDLRRVLQEHQILNEKLEKLEGLKQESEKDQRGEAEEASRRGKVQLEKDIKSSSRKVLRFFRVNPNAFFSLRAELDVEVGESESILIRALKSFQSHMMKMLISPDEEPQLSSAAVRNLEYLIPQEEKVATTLKKTNEECAQYEREIKDLQNYLKNIEEEDLPLFPDKPDQKTTETQSPKLTSLQQEIDKLNIQLKSLMLENRQVERNIQEKNEILRKEIENLIQVFDDKMEETQTKLDRTESEYANEQEVLKELEKTFPALEVKYNQILEKRRLAEEKIREEMKELELKTKAAIIAQSWWRGYRTRMALKNKGKGKKSKKGKGKKAR from the exons ATGTTCGCAAGAGGAGCAACAGCACCAGGAAAAAGTCAGTCAAGTGATCCTTTATGGTTGGAGAAGATGGGTCTCTCTCCTGAGGCTCAATATATTTCAAACATTATAGAAAACTCCATCAGTAGAGTTGAAATTGCAGCAAGCCTGCCCAACATCCTCCAGGTTCACAGCTTGACTGATGTGGACGAGGACTTGAGGAGGGTACTTCAAGAGcatcaaatattaaatgaaaaactagAGAAACTGGAAGGTCTCAAGCAAGAGTCAGAGAAGGATCAAAGAGGAGAAGCTGAGGAAGCAAGCAGGAGAGGGAAAGTTCAGCTTGAGAAGGATATAAAAAGCTCGTCCAGAAAAGTGCTCAGATTTTTCAGAGTCAATCCAAATGCATTTTTTAGTTTAAGAGCAGAGCTGGATGTGGAAGTTGGGGAGAGTGAGTCCATTTTAATCAGAGCGCTTAAGTCATTTCAAAGCCACATGATGAAAATGTTGATCAGTCCAGATGAGGAGCCTCAGCTGTCTTCAGCCGCTGTTCGAAATCTGGAGTACTTGATTCCACAGGAGGAAAAAGTCGCTACAAccctaaagaaaacaaatgaagag TGTGCACAGTATGAAAGGGAGATAAAGGATCTCCAGAATTATCTGAAGAATATAGAAGAAGAGGATTTGCCACTCTTTCCAGATAAACCAGACCAGAAAACTACAGAGACACAAAGCCCAAAGCTAACCAGTTTACAACAGGAAATTGATAAACTGAACATACAGCTCAAAAGTTTGATGCTTGAAAACAGACAGGTAGAGCGAAATATCCAGGAG AAAAATGAAATTCTGAGGAAGGAAATTGAAAACTTAATCCAGGTGTTTGATGATAAAATGGAAGAAACCCAG ACCAAGCTGGACCGGACTGAGAGTGAATATGCAAATGAACAGGAGGTGTTGAAGGAGCTGGAGAAAACTTTTCCTGCCCTAGAGGTGAAATACAACCAGATCCTGGAGAAGCGGCGGCTGGCAGAAGAGAAGATAAGGGAAGAGATGAAGGAGCTGGAGCTAAAGACCAAAGCGGCTATTATTGCCCAGTCCTGGTGGAGAGGTTACCGTACTCGTATGGCCCTAAAGAACAAGGGCAAAGGCAAAAAGTCCAAGAAAGGAAAAGGCAAAAAGGCTAGATAA